The following are encoded in a window of Campylobacter concisus genomic DNA:
- a CDS encoding TSUP family transporter gives MEFDLLSYVVFFVAAFLGGFIDSIAGGGGLITLPAIMAMGVPPHLALGTNKLQGVFGSFTATLNFTKRGLINYKECFVGIVFTFIGAIIGAVVILFLNTNFLKIIIPFLLIAIFIYTLFMPKVGENDRAAKMNEKLFYVVFGLMLGFYDGFFGPGTGSFWTFAIVALIGLNLKKAVAHTKLLNFTSNIVALGIFIAGGQMLWAVGLLMAVGQILGAYFGSNLVIKKEVKFIRTMFLVVVAVTICKLIFDYFRV, from the coding sequence ATGGAATTTGATCTACTTAGCTATGTCGTTTTTTTTGTAGCTGCGTTTTTAGGTGGTTTTATTGATTCTATCGCTGGTGGAGGTGGGCTTATAACGCTTCCAGCTATTATGGCGATGGGCGTGCCACCACACCTTGCACTTGGTACAAATAAACTTCAAGGAGTCTTTGGTAGCTTTACAGCGACTCTAAATTTCACAAAACGAGGATTAATTAATTATAAAGAGTGCTTTGTAGGTATCGTTTTTACTTTCATTGGAGCTATCATAGGAGCAGTGGTTATCCTATTTTTAAATACAAATTTTTTAAAGATAATTATCCCATTTTTACTGATTGCTATTTTTATCTACACGCTTTTTATGCCAAAAGTCGGCGAAAATGATAGAGCTGCAAAGATGAATGAAAAACTATTTTATGTAGTTTTTGGACTAATGCTTGGCTTTTATGATGGTTTTTTTGGTCCAGGAACAGGCTCTTTTTGGACATTTGCGATAGTGGCATTAATTGGGCTAAATTTAAAAAAAGCTGTCGCTCATACGAAACTCTTAAATTTTACTAGCAATATCGTTGCTCTTGGCATTTTTATAGCCGGTGGACAGATGCTTTGGGCTGTTGGACTTTTGATGGCAGTTGGTCAAATTTTAGGCGCATATTTTGGATCAAATCTTGTCATTAAAAAAGAGGTAAAATTTATTAGAACAATGTTTCTAGTGGTAGTTGCAGTGACCATTTGTAAATTGATTTTCGATTATTTCAGAGTTTAA
- a CDS encoding superoxide dismutase family protein, whose translation MKKIVLLSAVLGTLLFAHEGHHFDAKSGEHLVIPVNELSEKGDKSVGKVVAVKTNYGVAFFPNLKGLTAGLHGFHIHENADCGATEKGLGMKAGGHWDPAGTKMHSFAWDDKGHKGDLPALYVDTEGNANYPVLAPKIKNLDELKGHSLMVHVGGDNHSDNPKALGGGGARMLCGVIK comes from the coding sequence ATGAAAAAAATCGTTTTACTAAGTGCAGTTTTAGGAACTTTGCTTTTTGCTCATGAAGGTCATCACTTTGATGCAAAATCTGGTGAACATCTAGTTATACCTGTTAATGAGCTAAGCGAGAAAGGCGATAAGAGTGTCGGCAAAGTAGTAGCTGTTAAGACAAACTACGGCGTTGCATTTTTTCCAAATTTAAAAGGACTTACTGCAGGACTACACGGCTTTCACATCCATGAAAATGCTGACTGTGGTGCGACTGAAAAAGGCCTTGGCATGAAAGCAGGCGGTCACTGGGATCCAGCTGGCACAAAGATGCACTCTTTTGCATGGGACGACAAGGGTCACAAAGGCGATTTGCCAGCACTTTACGTAGATACTGAGGGCAATGCGAACTATCCAGTACTAGCCCCAAAGATAAAAAATCTTGACGAGCTAAAAGGTCACTCATTAATGGTTCATGTTGGTGGTGATAATCACAGCGACAACCCAAAAGCACTTGGCGGTGGCGGTGCTAGAATGCTTTGTGGCGTTATTAAGTAA
- a CDS encoding TIGR02757 family protein, translating to MSELKSLLDSHVLSKNTNLGLFEAPDPLQVATKFKEPNIALICALFAYGNAKMIVKFLNLLDFGLLDESEQNIKKNLSNFKYRFQNENDVREIFITLSRLKNEGEIEEILRQGLAKNGEMIDGINELIKFIYKLNSYRSDGYEFFFGKSFEREPQSPYKRYNMYLRWMVRDSDIDLGLFKNLPKDKLLIPLDVHTHRVSLNLGLINRKSYDFKAVMDLTKKLREFDELDPIKYDFALYRIGQSKELETIIKNLNQ from the coding sequence ATGAGTGAGCTAAAGAGCCTTTTAGACTCGCACGTACTTAGCAAAAATACAAATTTGGGGCTGTTTGAAGCCCCAGATCCACTTCAAGTAGCTACTAAATTTAAAGAGCCAAACATAGCGCTCATTTGTGCATTATTTGCTTATGGTAACGCAAAAATGATAGTGAAATTTCTAAATTTACTTGATTTTGGTTTGCTTGATGAGAGCGAGCAAAATATCAAGAAAAATTTATCAAATTTCAAATACCGCTTTCAAAATGAAAATGATGTGAGAGAAATTTTTATCACTCTCTCACGTCTTAAAAATGAGGGCGAGATAGAGGAAATTTTACGCCAAGGTCTAGCAAAAAATGGCGAGATGATAGATGGCATAAATGAACTTATCAAATTTATATATAAGCTAAATTCTTACCGCTCTGACGGATATGAGTTTTTCTTTGGTAAGAGTTTTGAGAGGGAGCCACAAAGCCCATATAAACGCTACAATATGTATCTTCGCTGGATGGTGCGAGATAGCGACATCGACCTTGGATTATTTAAAAATTTGCCAAAAGATAAGCTTTTGATACCGCTTGATGTTCATACACATAGAGTTTCTTTAAATTTAGGACTTATAAATAGAAAGAGCTACGATTTCAAAGCAGTCATGGATCTTACAAAAAAACTTAGAGAATTTGATGAGCTAGACCCGATAAAATACGACTTTGCGCTTTATAGAATAGGGCAGAGTAAAGAGTTAGAAACTATCATAAAAAATCTTAATCAATAA
- the flgK gene encoding flagellar hook-associated protein FlgK, producing the protein MANIFMSLGTGVSGLNAAQLQISTTGNNIANADSNYYTRQRVVQSASPAMNTVPGGVGTGTQVDTITRLHDEFAYSRLKYSSSNLENTAYKQRILQEATKYFPDLKDNGMVKDIQEYFSAWNNFASNPNAGAQKVNLINKASVLTASINRSSKMLYDMHEKIDETIKININEINSLGRQIANINKQIQRIESGADAGIKINANDLRDKRDELELAMSKLVNTAVYKSDLKSNSRVDTGITDQGKYYNLNIGGVSIVDGVNFHEISMSSTESGRYTKIYYEREDGRRIPMEEKITGGKIGAALDLRGRNYEPDNDKFSDGTIQKYIDNLNTFSKTLITSTNNIYAESAVEISNSDPISYLEGDKTLMNHDNSIRNGSFEAIVYDNKGNVVARKTINVNGTTTMNDTRYGNSIVKDFNSNSDDNKDNNMLNDVDDFFEASYFYDKNTKKGTFSLIPKQAQGLYSISIVDHGTNFPGAVGINRFFSGTDSNSIGINQNFTQDHTKLRAYSKPVIGNNEVANKMIQLQYQKQTFYSSGIALDRDETIEGYYRYLTTDMASDTEANNTIHDTNTSLQKTAEEEFQSTSGVDTNEELTNLIRFQASYGAAAKIITTVDQMLDTLLSLKQ; encoded by the coding sequence ATGGCTAATATCTTTATGTCATTAGGCACGGGTGTTTCAGGACTAAATGCAGCCCAGCTTCAAATAAGTACAACCGGAAATAATATCGCAAACGCCGATAGCAACTACTATACAAGGCAGCGTGTTGTCCAATCCGCATCTCCAGCGATGAATACAGTCCCTGGTGGAGTTGGCACAGGCACACAAGTAGATACTATAACAAGGCTTCATGATGAGTTTGCCTACTCAAGACTAAAATATTCATCGTCAAATTTAGAAAATACAGCCTATAAACAAAGAATTTTGCAAGAAGCTACAAAATATTTTCCTGATCTAAAAGATAATGGAATGGTAAAGGACATTCAGGAGTATTTTTCCGCGTGGAATAACTTTGCTTCAAACCCTAATGCTGGTGCTCAGAAAGTAAATTTGATAAATAAAGCAAGTGTATTGACCGCAAGTATCAACCGCTCATCAAAGATGCTTTATGATATGCATGAAAAGATTGATGAAACAATAAAAATAAATATAAATGAGATAAATTCGCTAGGCAGACAAATAGCAAATATTAATAAGCAAATCCAAAGAATAGAATCAGGCGCAGACGCTGGTATAAAAATAAATGCAAATGATCTTCGTGATAAACGTGATGAGCTTGAGCTTGCTATGTCAAAGCTGGTAAATACAGCAGTTTATAAAAGCGATCTAAAGAGCAATTCTAGGGTAGATACAGGAATAACAGATCAAGGAAAATACTACAATCTAAATATTGGCGGTGTAAGTATCGTTGATGGTGTAAATTTTCATGAAATTTCTATGAGTTCAACTGAAAGTGGACGATATACAAAAATTTATTATGAAAGAGAAGATGGCAGAAGAATCCCAATGGAAGAAAAGATTACAGGCGGTAAAATCGGAGCCGCACTTGATCTTAGGGGCCGAAACTACGAGCCAGATAATGATAAATTTAGCGACGGAACGATCCAAAAATACATTGATAATTTAAATACATTTAGTAAAACCTTGATAACAAGTACAAATAATATCTATGCCGAATCCGCAGTTGAAATTTCTAACTCAGATCCGATAAGTTATTTAGAAGGCGATAAGACATTGATGAATCATGATAATAGTATAAGAAACGGAAGTTTTGAAGCTATTGTTTATGATAACAAAGGCAATGTCGTGGCCAGAAAAACTATAAATGTAAATGGTACGACGACGATGAATGATACAAGATATGGCAACTCTATCGTCAAAGACTTTAACTCAAACTCAGATGACAATAAAGATAATAATATGCTAAATGACGTTGATGACTTTTTTGAGGCGTCATATTTTTATGATAAAAATACTAAAAAAGGCACATTTTCTCTCATTCCAAAACAAGCTCAAGGGCTTTATAGCATATCGATAGTCGATCACGGCACAAATTTCCCAGGTGCTGTTGGCATAAATAGATTTTTTTCAGGTACTGACTCAAATAGTATCGGCATAAATCAAAATTTTACCCAAGACCACACAAAGCTTCGTGCCTACTCAAAGCCAGTTATCGGAAATAATGAAGTTGCTAATAAAATGATCCAGCTTCAGTATCAAAAGCAGACCTTTTACTCAAGTGGCATAGCGCTTGATAGAGATGAGACGATCGAGGGATATTACCGCTATCTTACGACTGACATGGCGAGTGATACAGAGGCGAATAATACGATCCACGATACAAATACATCTTTGCAAAAGACAGCTGAAGAGGAATTTCAATCAACAAGTGGCGTAGATACCAATGAAGAGCTTACGAATTTGATCCGCTTTCAAGCAAGTTACGGCGCAGCGGCAAAGATCATCACGACAGTTGATCAAATGCTTGACACGCTTCTTTCGCTAAAACAATGA
- the flgN gene encoding flagellar export chaperone FlgN, which produces MIKKLLDEAIGELDELINLTIQDIANIKEAKHSSVDESVKKKNALVRAFEDTKRALDKELLKVSKESGTTTLASVLDDEVKSKLVLMRSKLENLHKVNKEYARHVVAVKEFFDSLNEKIFGTKASEYGQDGNSIDNNFYKSRV; this is translated from the coding sequence ATGATAAAAAAGCTTTTGGACGAGGCTATAGGCGAGCTTGATGAGCTTATAAATTTAACTATACAAGATATCGCAAATATAAAAGAGGCTAAGCACTCAAGTGTTGATGAGAGTGTAAAGAAAAAAAATGCCTTAGTTCGTGCATTTGAAGATACCAAAAGAGCACTAGATAAAGAGCTTTTAAAGGTATCAAAAGAGAGCGGTACGACTACACTTGCTAGTGTTTTAGACGATGAAGTGAAGTCAAAGCTTGTTCTTATGCGTTCAAAGCTTGAAAATTTACATAAAGTCAATAAAGAATATGCAAGACATGTTGTTGCTGTTAAAGAATTTTTTGACTCACTTAATGAAAAAATTTTTGGAACTAAAGCAAGTGAATACGGCCAAGATGGAAATAGCATAGATAATAATTTTTATAAATCAAGGGTTTAA
- a CDS encoding flagellar biosynthesis anti-sigma factor FlgM — protein sequence MIRPLNQRPNFQANTLNKNSDAKVETQSKEVRTNENVKLKEIADAIANGTYQVDISKTARAMADALL from the coding sequence ATGATAAGGCCTTTGAATCAAAGACCAAATTTTCAGGCAAATACGCTAAATAAAAATAGCGATGCCAAGGTCGAAACTCAGAGTAAAGAAGTAAGAACAAACGAAAACGTAAAGCTAAAAGAGATAGCTGATGCCATAGCAAATGGCACTTATCAGGTTGATATCTCAAAAACGGCTAGGGCTATGGCTGATGCGTTGCTGTAA
- a CDS encoding rod-binding protein codes for MQIDNTLALNSYNEISANKIKNANAKQDALLKEQTDAFEAYMVKAVLDIALKEDEHNSLYPKAAGSDIYRSMYNDAMSKALSGNLGFSELLYDFLKRDS; via the coding sequence ATGCAAATAGACAATACATTAGCACTAAATTCATACAATGAAATTTCAGCAAATAAGATAAAAAATGCAAATGCTAAGCAAGACGCGCTTTTAAAAGAGCAAACCGATGCATTTGAGGCATATATGGTAAAGGCTGTGCTTGACATAGCTTTAAAAGAAGACGAGCACAACTCGCTATATCCAAAGGCTGCTGGTAGCGACATATATAGATCAATGTATAACGATGCAATGAGTAAAGCATTGAGCGGAAATCTTGGTTTTTCAGAACTTTTGTACGATTTTTTAAAGAGAGACTCTTAA
- a CDS encoding flagellar basal body P-ring protein FlgI — translation MKKFLSFVAASVIATSAFATQIKELASIVGVRDNQLIGYGLVVGLNGTGDGSTSKFTIQSLSNMLQGVNVKINPDDIKSKNAAAVMVTAKLPAFARHGDKLDVVISSIGDAKSLQGGTLLMTPLKGVDGDIYALAQGALSIGGKSVGRSGGNHPTVGSILNGALVEREVTYDIYNQDSIRLSLKDTNFKTALDIQNAINANISDDAAKAIDPRTVIVKKPDDVSIIELASAVLDLDVEYKPDEKIVVDERTGTIVSGINAVVSPVVLTHGAITIKIEPNSYDEAAQNDVNIGSDTSVAPSQNLLKISGEKTTVANVTRALNKLGATPSDIISILENLKRVGAIQVDLEII, via the coding sequence ATGAAAAAATTTTTATCTTTTGTAGCAGCTTCTGTGATAGCTACTTCAGCTTTTGCTACGCAGATAAAAGAGCTTGCAAGCATAGTTGGCGTAAGAGATAACCAGCTAATAGGCTACGGCCTAGTTGTCGGACTAAACGGCACAGGTGATGGCTCAACGTCAAAATTTACGATACAGTCTCTATCAAACATGCTTCAAGGTGTAAACGTAAAGATAAACCCAGATGATATCAAGTCAAAAAATGCAGCTGCTGTTATGGTAACAGCTAAGCTTCCTGCATTTGCTAGGCATGGCGACAAGCTTGACGTCGTGATCTCATCTATTGGCGATGCAAAAAGTTTGCAAGGTGGTACTCTTCTCATGACGCCACTAAAAGGCGTTGATGGTGATATTTATGCTTTGGCTCAGGGTGCTTTAAGCATCGGTGGTAAAAGTGTGGGTAGATCAGGTGGCAACCACCCAACCGTTGGCTCTATCCTAAATGGAGCTTTGGTTGAACGAGAAGTGACTTACGATATTTACAATCAAGATAGCATAAGACTAAGCCTAAAAGATACAAATTTTAAAACCGCTCTTGATATCCAAAATGCTATAAATGCAAATATCTCTGATGATGCCGCAAAGGCGATCGATCCAAGAACGGTTATCGTTAAAAAGCCAGATGATGTTAGTATTATCGAGCTTGCAAGCGCTGTGCTTGATCTTGATGTAGAGTATAAGCCAGATGAAAAGATAGTGGTTGATGAAAGAACTGGCACGATAGTAAGTGGCATAAATGCCGTAGTTAGCCCAGTTGTCTTAACGCATGGTGCAATAACAATAAAAATAGAGCCAAATAGCTATGACGAAGCAGCGCAAAATGATGTAAATATAGGAAGCGATACGTCGGTCGCACCTAGCCAAAATTTACTTAAAATTTCAGGTGAAAAAACAACCGTTGCAAACGTAACAAGAGCTTTAAATAAGCTTGGGGCAACACCAAGCGATATCATATCGATACTTGAAAATTTAAAACGAGTTGGTGCGATACAAGTTGATTTGGAGATAATATAA
- the rsmD gene encoding 16S rRNA (guanine(966)-N(2))-methyltransferase RsmD, with protein sequence MKLYTKISSGKFKGKRLELPSLSTTRSTKSIVKESFFNVIRDEIYSLTFIEGFGGSGVMASEAVSNGAREAIAIEKDRAAFKITQSNLASLGVTNLKAINGDTFSVLPDLVNSQSGKVLLYLDPPFDIRAGFDDIYEKLLNLISQLKKEKIYMIVFEHNSDFKFSDEISTYKLVKFKKFGATSLSYFQ encoded by the coding sequence GTGAAGCTTTACACTAAAATCTCAAGTGGTAAATTTAAAGGTAAAAGGCTTGAGCTGCCAAGCCTAAGCACGACTAGAAGCACAAAAAGCATCGTAAAAGAGTCTTTTTTTAACGTCATTAGAGATGAAATTTACTCACTTACATTTATAGAGGGTTTTGGTGGAAGTGGCGTGATGGCAAGCGAGGCCGTTAGCAACGGAGCGCGTGAAGCTATCGCTATCGAAAAAGATAGAGCCGCTTTTAAGATCACGCAAAGCAACCTTGCAAGCCTTGGAGTTACAAATTTAAAGGCTATAAATGGCGATACATTTTCTGTCTTGCCTGATCTTGTAAATTCTCAAAGTGGCAAGGTGTTGCTCTACCTTGATCCGCCATTTGACATAAGAGCTGGCTTTGATGATATCTACGAAAAACTTCTAAATTTAATCTCACAGCTAAAAAAAGAGAAAATTTATATGATAGTTTTTGAGCACAACAGCGACTTTAAATTTAGCGATGAAATTTCTACATATAAGCTTGTAAAATTTAAAAAATTTGGAGCTACTTCACTCTCTTACTTCCAATAA
- a CDS encoding ornithine carbamoyltransferase, whose protein sequence is MKISFECECILLQKTLLLFCGNLAAHHKDCDFVVSDREIATKKPLFIIGKNAHLSHPFTKTTLLDTLEEFYSAIQISKANELNEAKNEKGLEEKISLLIDKFKADLLEILRANQ, encoded by the coding sequence ATGAAAATTTCATTTGAGTGCGAGTGTATTTTACTTCAAAAGACACTGCTACTTTTTTGTGGAAATTTGGCTGCTCATCATAAGGATTGTGATTTTGTAGTGAGTGACCGCGAGATTGCGACAAAAAAACCACTATTTATAATAGGAAAAAATGCTCATCTTTCTCATCCTTTTACCAAAACAACACTTCTTGATACGCTTGAAGAATTTTACTCAGCTATACAAATTTCAAAAGCAAATGAGCTAAATGAAGCTAAAAATGAAAAGGGCTTAGAAGAGAAAATTTCACTTTTGATAGATAAATTTAAAGCCGATCTGCTTGAAATTTTAAGGGCAAATCAGTGA
- a CDS encoding FlaG family protein — protein sequence MEIFKAAANQVLDTSMSTSAQRQIDSRPIEHSDVKLSADKNNETKDINELDGLSNEELAKRTREVTDRLNYQMQQLDTNVRFAYNEKLNLMVVQVKDAKTGEEITQLPSKEAIRISEYFKESIGILFDKES from the coding sequence ATGGAAATCTTTAAGGCAGCAGCAAATCAGGTACTAGATACGAGCATGAGCACATCTGCTCAACGTCAAATAGATAGCAGACCTATCGAGCATTCTGATGTTAAATTAAGTGCTGATAAAAACAATGAAACAAAAGACATTAACGAGCTAGACGGACTTAGCAACGAAGAGCTTGCCAAAAGAACAAGAGAGGTCACTGACAGACTAAACTATCAAATGCAGCAGCTCGATACTAATGTAAGGTTTGCTTACAATGAGAAGCTAAATTTAATGGTTGTGCAAGTAAAAGATGCTAAAACTGGCGAAGAGATAACACAACTTCCAAGTAAGGAAGCTATAAGAATAAGCGAGTATTTCAAAGAAAGTATTGGAATACTTTTTGACAAGGAGAGTTAA
- the fliD gene encoding flagellar filament capping protein FliD — translation MAVGNVTNLGIGTKNSGLNDDLIKKLKEADEAGQIKPLTKRLERNDLKQKDLAALKTLVSNVNVSGKTLGGEALYLKRTTNNAGKSVTASAANGVSVQNFSIDVQKLAQKDTFQSSNFKNASNLVGATNNGSFDVEIDGQKFSISVTRSTTYQDIVDKINDISRGKLQARILNVGGDKPNQIMLQSGNTGATQTIKFSNDTAGVLDKLGWDSTQFQDKDANGTLLTNPDGTPKMTSNFEKNRILKAQDAEFTYNGVNVKRSKNTFNDLRPGISITLNETGKTNVSVSQDTKEVIKAVEEFIKDYNLMTMNLGIATKYDEEKGAGTFQGVSEISSLRSNIGRLVNGQDSEGKALSKYGIVPDKDGQLQLDLNKLNAALSKDPEEIQKFFMGSNKIEPISYMGASTVSAGALDIKAGDLTINGKSVTFSTTATATAEENALKLQQAINDAGITGVTASLDKSGKRIVLKRSDGENIEVKGKNSALTALGMNEATINPVTKKTDGLFTKLAKMLDGVVGKSGTMVAMQNQLKDENESITKNKESTQKLLDEKYTTMQERFIKYNAIIASLENQFSTLKSMIDAEINSRK, via the coding sequence ATGGCAGTAGGTAACGTAACAAATTTAGGCATCGGCACAAAAAATAGCGGACTGAATGACGATCTTATCAAAAAGCTAAAAGAAGCAGACGAAGCAGGACAGATCAAACCTTTAACAAAAAGGCTAGAAAGAAATGACCTAAAGCAAAAAGACCTTGCAGCGCTAAAAACTCTAGTTAGCAACGTAAACGTAAGTGGCAAAACACTTGGTGGAGAGGCACTTTATCTAAAAAGAACTACAAATAATGCTGGCAAAAGCGTAACAGCCTCAGCGGCAAATGGCGTTAGCGTACAAAATTTTAGTATCGATGTGCAAAAACTTGCTCAAAAAGATACATTTCAAAGCTCAAATTTCAAAAACGCTTCAAACTTAGTAGGTGCAACAAATAACGGCTCTTTTGACGTTGAGATCGATGGACAAAAATTTTCTATTAGCGTAACTAGATCAACCACATATCAAGATATTGTAGACAAGATAAATGATATTAGTCGTGGTAAATTGCAAGCTAGAATTTTAAATGTTGGCGGAGATAAGCCAAATCAAATCATGCTTCAATCAGGCAACACTGGTGCAACACAGACTATTAAATTTTCAAATGATACGGCTGGCGTTTTAGATAAGCTTGGCTGGGATAGTACGCAGTTTCAAGATAAAGATGCAAATGGCACTCTGCTAACAAATCCTGATGGCACACCAAAGATGACATCAAATTTTGAAAAGAATAGAATTTTAAAGGCACAAGATGCGGAATTTACATATAACGGAGTAAATGTAAAAAGAAGCAAAAATACCTTCAACGACTTAAGGCCGGGAATTTCTATTACATTAAATGAAACCGGCAAAACAAACGTAAGCGTCTCTCAGGATACAAAAGAGGTAATAAAAGCGGTTGAAGAATTTATCAAAGACTACAACCTAATGACTATGAACCTTGGTATAGCCACAAAATATGACGAGGAAAAGGGAGCTGGCACTTTCCAAGGCGTTAGCGAAATTTCAAGCTTAAGATCAAACATTGGTCGTCTTGTAAATGGACAAGATAGCGAAGGCAAAGCATTAAGCAAATATGGCATAGTGCCTGATAAAGACGGACAACTTCAGCTTGATCTAAATAAACTAAATGCAGCTCTTAGCAAAGATCCTGAAGAGATTCAGAAATTTTTCATGGGATCAAATAAGATCGAGCCGATAAGTTATATGGGAGCATCGACTGTTAGCGCTGGAGCACTGGACATAAAAGCTGGTGATCTTACGATAAACGGTAAGTCAGTTACATTCTCAACTACTGCCACAGCCACAGCCGAAGAGAATGCGCTAAAGCTTCAACAAGCCATAAATGACGCTGGTATAACTGGAGTTACAGCTAGTCTTGATAAGAGTGGCAAAAGAATCGTCTTAAAAAGAAGCGATGGTGAAAATATCGAGGTAAAAGGCAAAAATTCAGCCTTAACAGCTCTAGGTATGAATGAAGCTACTATAAATCCAGTAACCAAAAAGACAGATGGGCTATTTACAAAGCTAGCTAAAATGCTTGATGGTGTCGTTGGTAAAAGTGGTACGATGGTTGCTATGCAAAATCAGTTAAAAGATGAAAATGAGTCGATCACTAAAAACAAAGAGAGCACACAAAAGCTTTTAGATGAGAAATACACAACAATGCAAGAGCGTTTTATCAAGTATAACGCTATCATCGCGAGTTTAGAAAATCAGTTCTCAACACTAAAATCAATGATCGATGCAGAGATAAATAGCAGAAAATAA
- the fliS gene encoding flagellar export chaperone FliS, translated as MNQSAYSAYAQSSFGGIESPTKLIEMLYDGILKFIFRTKKAIEAGDIEKKVYYINRTNAIFVELLNSLDYSQGDVAHYLSGLYTRQMQLLAMANIQNDIAALNEVTNVVKQLSEAWREVTSGE; from the coding sequence ATGAATCAAAGTGCATATAGTGCATACGCACAGTCTAGTTTTGGGGGCATTGAGTCCCCAACTAAATTAATAGAAATGCTTTATGACGGAATTTTAAAATTTATATTTCGTACCAAAAAGGCTATAGAAGCTGGAGATATAGAAAAAAAAGTTTATTATATAAATAGGACAAACGCTATTTTTGTTGAGCTTTTAAATTCACTTGATTATTCTCAAGGCGACGTAGCCCACTATCTTAGCGGCCTTTATACAAGACAGATGCAGCTTCTTGCTATGGCAAATATACAAAACGATATCGCAGCTTTAAATGAAGTAACAAATGTTGTAAAGCAACTATCTGAAGCATGGAGAGAGGTAACTTCAGGTGAATAG
- a CDS encoding Type 1 glutamine amidotransferase-like domain-containing protein, whose protein sequence is MANIFLCSYFAEVASKINEVIDFQGKHVVFIDTAAKFEEVNFYVDEAVEILENFGSKLRHLDVSCAQSLAVPVSEKDELFCNDEILSAISQCDIIYISGGNTFYLLNELRKSRVWQAIKNAVKAGKIYVGESAGAIAAAPDTKYATLMDENSVKTSDFTGLNLVDFCVVPHFGCEPFTQATHEIMEKFGNLYDLRPINNAEFIAL, encoded by the coding sequence ATGGCAAATATTTTTCTTTGCTCTTATTTTGCGGAGGTTGCGAGCAAAATTAATGAAGTGATAGATTTTCAAGGCAAGCACGTTGTTTTTATTGATACGGCAGCAAAATTTGAAGAGGTAAATTTTTATGTAGATGAAGCGGTGGAAATTTTAGAAAATTTTGGTTCGAAGCTAAGACACCTTGACGTCTCTTGCGCCCAGAGTTTAGCTGTGCCAGTATCTGAGAAAGATGAGCTATTTTGCAACGATGAAATTTTATCTGCCATTAGTCAGTGCGACATCATTTATATAAGCGGCGGAAATACATTTTATCTGCTTAACGAGCTGCGAAAATCGCGCGTCTGGCAAGCTATAAAAAATGCAGTCAAAGCGGGCAAAATTTACGTCGGTGAGTCGGCGGGAGCGATCGCGGCGGCTCCGGATACGAAATATGCTACGCTAATGGATGAAAATAGCGTAAAAACGAGCGATTTTACGGGGTTAAATTTGGTTGATTTTTGCGTCGTGCCGCACTTTGGCTGCGAGCCTTTTACGCAGGCCACGCACGAGATAATGGAGAAATTTGGGAACTTGTACGATTTACGACCTATAAATAATGCTGAATTTATCGCGCTTTGA